From a region of the Malania oleifera isolate guangnan ecotype guangnan chromosome 12, ASM2987363v1, whole genome shotgun sequence genome:
- the LOC131144458 gene encoding chloroplast stem-loop binding protein of 41 kDa a, chloroplastic isoform X1 — protein sequence MATLVSPSSPLLSSPSAINFSPTSSISPPRISLFSFSYSSSLSSSLSISISISNFPTFPAYPVNTRRHSSPSFNVKASAEKKRVLIVNTNSGGHAVIGFYFAKELLGSGHHATILTVGDEASDKMKKPPFNRFSEIVSAGGKTVWGNPAEVGKVVDGAAFDVVLDNNGKDLDTVRPVADWAKGSGVKQFLYISSAGIYKPTDEPPHVEGDVVKSDASHVGVEKYLAENFGTWAIFRPQYMIGSGNNKDCEEWFFDRIVRNRPVPIPGSGMQLTNIAHVRDLSSMLNLAVEKPDAANGNIFNCVSDRAVTLDGMAKLCADAAGCSLQIVHYDPKAVGIDSKKAFPFRNMVPVFLVLRIIRRYKIKWIMHSFQLRTVLDKFLGGFTFLFFLNPQSVNCLAQTVETSLFLPEVFPYDQPFLTMSFFI from the exons ttcttctctttccatttccatttccatttccaattTCCCCACTTTCCCTGCCTACCCAGTTAACACCAGACGCCATTCCTCTCCATCTTTCAATGTCAAGGCCAGTGCGGAGAAGAAGAGGGTCCTCATAGTCAACACAAACAGCGGCGGCCATGCAGTCATTGGTTTCTATTTTGCAAAAGAGCTTCTGGGTTCCGGGCACCATGCCACCATACTGACTGTTGGTGATGAGGCCTCCGACAAGATGAAGAAGCCTCCATTCAATAGATTTTCT GAAATTGTGAGCGCTGGCGGCAAAACGGTGTGGGGAAACCCAGCAGAAGTCGGGAAAGTGGTTGATGGGGCAGCATTTGATGTGGTGTTGGATAACAATGGCAAGGATCTTGACACTGTGAG GCCTGTGGCAGATTGGGCTAAGGGTTCTGGTGTCAAGCAATTTCTCTACATCAGCAGTGCAGGTATTTATAAGCCAACAGATGAGCCTCCTCATGTTGAAGGG GATGTTGTTAAAAGCGATGCTAGTCACGTTGGAGTCGAGAAATACCTTGCAGAAAATTTTGGTACTTGGGCAATATTCCGTCCACAATACATGATTGGATCTGGGAACAACAAAGATTGTGAAGAGTGGTTCTTTGATC GTATTGTTCGAAACAGGCCAGTTCCAATCCCTGGCTCTGGGATGCAACTCACCAACATCGCCCATGTTAGAGACTTATCATCTATGCTTAATCTAGCTGTTGAAAAGCCAGATGCTGCTAATGGCAACATCTTCAACTGTGTGAGTGATCGTGCTGTGACTCTGGATGGAATGGCAAAGCTATGTGCTGATGCTGCAGGCTGCTCTCTTCAGATTGTGCATTATGACCCAAAAGCTGTTGGAATTGATTCAAAGAAAGCTTTTCCTTTCCGTAACATGGTACCAGTGTTTCTTGTACTTCGCATTATAAGGAGATATAAGATAAAATGGATTATGCACTCCTTTCAATTAAGGACAGTGCTAGACAAATTCTTAGGAGGCTtcaccttcttgtttttcttaaATCCACAGAGTGTTAATTGTCTTGCCCAGACAGTAGAGACCTCGTTATTCTTGCCCGAAGTTTTTCCATATGATCAACCTTTTTTAACTATGAGTTTTTTCATATGA